The following proteins are encoded in a genomic region of Candidatus Methylospira mobilis:
- a CDS encoding aldo/keto reductase, producing MQYTKLGNSGLTISLLSMGAMNTSSAGEKLKIFDCAYESGVNYFDTADVYENGESEIFLGKFLSSKERSKLIIGSKAFFKKGDSVLEKGLSRKNIIHSVNTSLSRLNTDYLDIFYCHRYDDSTPAEETITTIQNLINNGKILYWGISSFSAYQLCEFYFKARELGCDLPIAGQYAYNLFNDDIKNLKETISKLNIGIIGYYPLSQGILSGKYNTKSIDRESRASNEFLKQKMWDFNEEKLNKAKEFSNLAKKLNYSPSALALKWCLSNSIVSSVLSDVSKIEQLVENLGFLSINMNQELTTEIESLFK from the coding sequence ATGCAATATACAAAATTAGGAAACAGCGGACTTACCATTAGCTTGCTTTCCATGGGAGCAATGAATACCAGCTCAGCCGGAGAAAAACTTAAGATTTTTGATTGCGCTTACGAATCCGGTGTAAATTATTTTGATACGGCTGACGTATATGAAAACGGTGAATCAGAAATATTTTTAGGCAAGTTTTTATCCAGCAAGGAAAGAAGCAAATTAATAATCGGGTCAAAAGCATTTTTTAAAAAAGGGGATTCAGTTCTCGAAAAGGGCTTAAGCAGAAAAAACATTATCCACTCGGTAAACACCTCTCTCTCAAGACTGAATACCGACTATTTGGATATTTTCTATTGCCATCGGTATGATGACTCAACCCCAGCCGAAGAAACAATCACTACAATCCAGAACCTGATTAACAATGGTAAAATATTATATTGGGGCATAAGCTCATTTTCAGCTTATCAATTGTGCGAATTTTATTTCAAGGCAAGAGAGCTAGGGTGCGACCTACCTATTGCAGGCCAGTATGCCTATAATTTATTTAACGACGATATCAAAAATCTAAAAGAAACAATCTCGAAACTTAATATAGGCATTATTGGATATTACCCGTTAAGTCAGGGGATACTTTCCGGCAAATACAATACAAAAAGCATTGACAGGGAAAGCAGAGCAAGCAACGAATTTTTAAAACAGAAAATGTGGGACTTTAACGAGGAAAAGCTAAACAAGGCAAAAGAATTTTCCAACCTTGCAAAAAAGCTCAATTACTCTCCATCAGCTTTGGCATTAAAATGGTGCCTAAGCAACTCCATTGTGAGCAGTGTTCTTTCGGATGTCAGCAAAATAGAACAATTAGTGGAGAATCTGGGTTTTTTAAGCATTAACATGAACCAGGAATTAACAACTGAA